The following are from one region of the Myotis daubentonii chromosome 2, mMyoDau2.1, whole genome shotgun sequence genome:
- the LOC132226505 gene encoding small ribosomal subunit protein eS25-like, which yields MLSVQYNKDHVSFQGKGSLSPVVPPKDHKKEKDAGKSAKKDKDPMSNSGGKAKKKWSKGKVGDKLSNLVLFVKATYDKLCKDIPNYKLITQAHNSERLKIRGSLARSALQELLSKGLIKLVSKHRAQVIYTTNTKGEDAPAAGEDA from the exons ATGCTTTCTGTACAATATAATAAGGATCATGTCTCTTTCCAGGGCAAAG GCTCTCTGAGTCCCGTGGTGCCACCCAAGGACCACAAGAAGGAGAAAGATGCTGGAAAGTCAGCCAAGAAAGACAAAGACCCCATGAGCAATTCGGGGGGCAAGGCCAAAAAGAAGTGGTCCAAAGGCAAAGTTGGGGACAAGCTCAGTAACTTGGTCTTGTTTGTCAAAGCCACATATGACAAGCTCTGTAAGGACATTCCCAACTACAAGCTTATAACCCAAGCTCATAACTCCGAGAGGCTGAAGATTCGCGGCTCCTTGGCCAGGTCAGCCCTTCAGGAGCTCCTTAGTAAAGGACTTATTAAACTAGTCTCAAAGCACAGAGCTCAGGTGATTTACACCACAAACACCAAGGGTGAGGATGCCCCAGCTGCTGGAGAAGATGCATGA